A region of the Silene latifolia isolate original U9 population chromosome 9, ASM4854445v1, whole genome shotgun sequence genome:
agttcagttcaaatcctataagtttagttcagatctcataaagttcagttcagatcctataagttcagtccagatctcctataagttcagatcctataaattcagttcagaaaagttagatacggagtattatttttaaaaaccgatgCAAAAACATTTgtcattaattattcgatacatatatgcattattatttttaaaacaaaattatcactcctctcattattttttatcgtaatgtatcgtagtataatgtataaacaaaccaatgtatataaagcggaaTATCTTACCTTGTAttttagactatattttcttatcaaTGTTCTTTCTTGGCTACCCACTAATATCTTGTAAAGATTTTGGTTAATCCcaataaaagtttgcgttttataataataataataataataataataataataataataataataataataataataataataataataataattaatttaaattaatttaaattcggattctgtaagttcagttcagatccaataagttcagttcagttcagatcctataagttcagttcagttcagatcttataagttcagttcagatccaataagtttaatttagttcaaatcctataagttcagaaaagttcagatcttataagtacagttcagttcagatactataagttcagttcagttcaaatcaGATCCGTTTCAATCCAAAAGATCATGACTTTAGagtaagattattggtagtcttgggACAAGACTTTGGTAAGTCTTAAAACAAGACTCACTCAAGATTACCAATAATCTATCAAAGTCTTAAGCTGAATCTTGaaaatccaagactcaacttaagactttagGTGAGTCTTGACCCGCATTCAAAGGAAAGTATCCAATGAATGGATCATATGTGTcagttctttttgttcttttttttttttaagtttgtaaaaaaaaaaagtgaattgGAAAAGTTGAGTCTGAGGTGAGTCTAACTGATAATATATGGAGTTTAACTTGAGTCTAAAATGAGtctaaataatataaaaataataaaaattagtaAAAATCTAATGTGTCAAAGCTTTAAAACTTTGGTGAGTTTGACTTAAGCTTACCTTAATCTAAGATCCAAGTTCGGTGGTGAAAGCCAAATGACAGATAGTGTTTTGTCAACACTCTCGAGTCTTGACTTAATAGTGTAAATAAATCCTGTTTTACCATCGTCATTCCAAGTTCCAACCAATAACCAACAACTCCATATTTTTGTGTGCTTGCTTCCTTGGTTACTTAGTCACTCACTCACTTCATCAACTCAGGTAAAAACATTTATGTCTgcctttcttcttccattgcatttctttccttttttttgctgcccaaaccctaattactacaATTTATTGATTGCGGAAGGCAGAATTAgaattgtttgtttgtttgtttgtttcctGGAAATTTAGATTATTCAGGATTTATTCATTCTTGTATCAAATGCACAGCTCGGATCTGCTAACTATATTCAACTTACAACTAAATGGAACAAGTATGATTTTGATCCATAATTTCATTTTTTGTTTTCTTCAGAAATATGATTGAGCAGTTCATCAATTTTGTGATTAGACCACCCAGGTATCATTCTTTTTACTGTTACTAGTATCTACCTTCTGATTCCACTAAATGCAACACTAATTTAATACTCCCACCATTCCACTTCTATTGTCcactttctattttaggatgatTTAAGGAAAAAATGGTAAATTACCAACTACGTCCTCGGTCCTTAATAAAAGAGAACATGGACAATGTTACAGGAATGGAAAGCTGCATACATGAGACCCCCCACAGGCCCACCCCATGACATGGCTAAGGCCTTTGAGCAACGGGGTAAATGGATAATGTTATTGTAAATGTCAAATGAAATCACCGCGAAAAAAATTTAACAGGGTTTATCTAAGATATATAATTCCATGACCGTACAAGATCTCTCAACACAATacatttagggtgtgtttggatagcaaaagtggagggaaagggagggaagggggaaggagggaagagaaagggaggtaagggaaggggagggcaaatggggagtgggtgtttggatacaatttccttccaaatcttgcctattgtggagagattttgatatgccttggaggagggaaaatgtatccctccaaatctctccccctccatttccctccacccttatttgctatccaaacaagggagtTTAAATCCcatactctccctccctttcttttccctccaaatcactcaatccaaacacacccttaaagaAAACCTTTCATTATTTCCCACAAGTTACCATATCTGTGGCCTGGCTGGAGGTGATTTATTTGCTATTTCTCCTTCATTGGATCTACAGGGCGTCATATGATCCAGATAAGTATTTATGGGAGAAAGAATTTACACTTGCTGGCAAAGCGTATAAAAGAGAGGACTTGGAGGCAAGTATGGACATCAACACTTACCCTTTTACTTATTCTTTCTTATCTATGGCAGAAACAATTTGTCATCTTCTCAGCTTTGTGCCCTTACTTCCAGCTCTGTAATTGTAAATTTGCAGCTTAGAAATAAAAGAGGCCAGACCTTGAAGTGCAGTCACTATGTGCCATCTATATACCCAACAGATTCCGCCTTTCCATGCGTTATATACTGTCATGGCAACAGGTCAGTAAAGCAACTTGTTATTTGCATTCCATGGctcaatcattttttttttttttaacaaaaattatTTGCCTTATTATAGTGGATGTCGGGCGGATGCAAATGAGGCTGCTGTGGTGCTTCTTCCCGCAAATATTACAGTCTTCACACTAGACTTCTCTGGTTCGGGATTATCTGATGGTAGCTATGTCAGTCTTGGATGGCACGAGGTTTGTTTTTCTCCAAGATGTGTATCATTCTCAGCTGTTGGTTAATTGTATGGGTTGCGTTACCTGTCAGTTCACTTGTCTTATTTGATAAGTCAGAAAAATGATCTTGGAGCTGTGGTGTCTTATCTACGGAATACCAAGCATGTATCACGCATAGGTCTGTGGGGAAGATCTATGGGCGCTGTTACATGGTATGAAGTCTATTCCATGAAGCAAGAAGTACTAATATCCATATTGCTTGATTTTTGATTTGCATATTCTCTATTTACTCTAATGAGACTGGGGTGGACTGGTGGAGTGCTGAGAAATTGAGTTATATGACTGCATGATATACCGTCTCATGGTTTTAAAATATCCTATAATGCTCTTTCTGCAACTTGTAGTGCTACTGATGTTTGCTTTGTCTTGTGCAGCCTTCTTTATGGATCGGAGGACCCTTCGATCACCGGGATGGCATTAGATAGTGCCTTTTCAGACTTGTTTAATCTCATGATGGAACTTGTGGACGTGTACAAAATCCGCCTTCCAAAATTCACAGTATGTTTATTTCTCAGTCTCTATTTGTTACTCTCAATCTCTATTTATTAGTGCGAACTTGCCTGTCGTTTGAGCTAGCAGTGCAATCGTGGTAACTTCCAacatttttacaaaaaaaaatagcATCTGGTAGTCTTCATCTAAGTGTGCCTTGTTTTAGTattataaaggaagagaagtatgGGCTATTAGAGAGGTGTACCTTGATCTCTATTTATTATTCTCACGCTATATTTATTAGTGCGAACTGTTTCAGCTAACATTATAGTTGTGGGTAACTTCCAACAATTTTACAATATGGCATTTGATATTATATTATATTGTTGTCTTATTTATTGTATGCTGTCTTAGTTCAGTCCTGGCTAGTCTTTCCTAGATTGAGTCTTCATCTAAGTGTGTTAGTATTACAATGAAAGAAAAGTATGAGCTACTAGAGGTGTGTACCTTAAAAGTGAGTGTGGTCATTCCCTTGGATGCCGCCTCATGGAGACCCTTTGGCAATGTGAGAACAAGGTGACAAGCCCAGACGGGCTTtcaaaattaagcttaaaaaCGAGGTGATTGCATGAACCCTTCTACAGGATATGGTATCATGCCATTGTATGAGTCCTGCTGAAAAGCATCCTTCTATAGTGCACTCTCCCTAAGGGCCTGAGGGTGCATTGGATTTAAATCACAATTTCAGAAGAGGAAGTTTGAATGATAATAAGGAACTTGAGTAAAATAACATGTGCCTGAGTTTCTAGATTAAATAAGGTTGGGTTGATGTGGGCTCTTTTGTGATTTTCATGGATGTGGGGCATTTGAGAAGAGACTGGGTATTAATGATTAGATGCTGAGAACAACCAATATTTCAAATGTCTTAACTTGTGACTATCAATGTGCAGTTCGTTCTGACTTAATTTGCAATATGAGCTTCTACTTTCGAATCCGAAAATGCCAGGACTTCTGCTGGTCCATATGGAGCCTCTTCGTCCATtattctcttattttattcacaTTTTCAAAAATCCTTTTCATCATTTTTACTGTCTTAGAACAATTCAACTCATATTCCATGTGGTTAGGAGTGATTCATGGTGCCCTAAAGATTGGTTAGTTCCACTTTGATGACCTGAGATTTGATCTATTGCTCACTTTGGGGACTGAGGTTTGAAATTTTTTTCACTTTCATGGCCTAATTTACAATAAAGTCAAATTTCGTCAAAGTTAATGacctttttcaacataatgaagTGCGAAAACAGAGATTTAGGTAAATGTTGGTGAATTTTCACATAATGttacaaataaataaaaaacctaCCTAGTCGTGCTTAACAGTATATATTTTTTGGATGAACTTAGGTGGTATTACACCATTGGTCACCAAAGTGAGAAATACTAAAAACCGCATGTCACCAAAGTAAAGTTAGTGAAATCTCGGGGCATCAAAGTGATTTTCCATATTTTTAAGTTACTGCATCATGTCATCATCCCTTACCATGCTAAACAGGAGCGCATGTGAGCTGTTTTGTTAATGTTGAATTTGCATGTTATTATTTCTACTCCCTCCCAtcccacaccaaaggtaacattcactTTTTTGTGGTCAACTTTCAAAAACATTCACCATGAATATCGTTCAAAATAAATATGAATCTTTGGAAGGCGAAACTTGTATATATATAGTTTTGTTAtgataaaatatttcaaaattaatttttttgtaaaaaaaaaaaccgcGTATAAATGAAGAAAATACAGTCAAAGTATCGCCTTGAAGACCACCCAAaagcaagtgttacctttggtgtggatgagagggagtataatttttcGATTTATATTGTTAATGCTGACCAACTTTTCGTTACAGAGTCAGTTATAGAGCCCCTTAAGTGACCGATTTCTGAAATTTGTTTCTATGATTAGAAGAATGTGTGTTTGTGATGATCGAAGTCACAGTTGCACTGCTTTCAATTCGTCGGAAAAATCTGAAACTTCTTTTTGTGGTATCAGGTGAAAATGGGAGTGCAATATATGCGGCGGGTGATTCAAAAAAGGGCTAACTTTGATATTAAGGACCTCAATTGCACGCAGGTTTCCATTTGAGACAACTTGCTTTGTTATTAAGTTCCAGTTACTAAATGGTTGCAAAGATATTAATCTAGCATGATATTTCTTGATTTTTTATTTGCAAAATTTACTTTACTCCGATTCAATTTGCTTTGGAAGGCTCTGATCTTTGGGGGCTTTATTGTAATGTATGGTTATAGAGATCTTAAATCTTTTAGAGTTGTACTGTGTCTTTGATTTTGCATTTGGTAATTACTGTTTTTTGGGGGGTCATACCACTTACCTTGGGGGTAAATTGAATGTCCTTACTTGGCCAAGTTATGTGTTCAGAAAAGTTTTACACAAGTTACCCACAACGTTTCCTTGAAGTTCTTGGAACAATGAGTGGCGTTATTTTATTCATCAATTGATCTGTTCTTCGCCCATTACTGAATTTGGTAGCAGAAGTGCACACAGCTCTTCTACTTTCAAGTTCAAGGCTCCAATACACATTTGGATCATCTTTGGACTTTGGTGTATTCATGTACATTGCCTCTTTTGATTTATTAGTTGACTATATGAGAGTTTCTTCAATACCAGTTTGGCCTTGGCCTTCGGTAATATCCAGTAATATGTTTAATTCCAAGAGCATTGCAGGTTGCAAGCAAGACTTTTGTTCCTGCATTATTTGCACATGCTAATGGAGATAGATTTATTCAACCACACCACTCGGACATCATCTTCAAACTTTTCGCGGTACATCATCCACTTTCCTTGTAAAATGTTATTGTCTGCATATAGCTGCTTCATGAATATCCTTTGTTGGTGATGGTCTGTTGTAGGGTGAGAAGAATATCATAAAATTTGATGGTGACCATAATTCACCTAGGCCACAGTTTTACTATGATTCGGTTTCCATATTTTTCTACAATACACTAAAACCACCGCAAGTCTCATCGGTGTGGTCCAATAAGATTGGTGTTTCAGACATGGGTGAGGTAAATATTTTTTTGATATATTAACTCTGTGTTTTCAATTGTTTTCTTCCGGGTTAATCCAAATAGTGTTCTAGAATTTGTTTGCTTTTCTTGTAGATGATCCTAAATCATATGCGTTCCCTTTTCTGCTGAgcatttttttttcttgttttccacTACAATAACTGGGCATGAAAACACATTTCTTTTGTATTAGGGACTATTATATGAGATAATCAGTAATCTTCGTGTAGCAAGTATTGATGCTGCAAGCTCGTCATCGGCTCTGCGCGACGTTTCAAATACAAAATATGGTGAAGAATTTATCTCCGAAATTCCACCAGCCTTAGGTGTAAGTCTTTCTACTCCTTGCATTCTGATGCGATTTTAAATATGCCCTCTCTCAAACAATGGAACTTTACATTAAACTATGCAGATAATTGTTTTCAAAATTCAACATAATGAATTTTACATTGTAATATTGGATCTCTCTACCTATATTTGGAGAAATTAATAATCAAAGCTAACATGTGTCGACCAGTACGACCACCAAAGTCCAATGGGAAAATTTACATCCACTGtctatattaatttatttaatacATTTCAAAACTAGTTTGATTACCATGATTCTCGATTATTCCTCGAGGTATTTCAGCAGAGGTAACTGAAGCTACGATATACACACATTTCATTCAAATCTGTGGCTAACTGAAAACAGGATAAAGTGGAGGAAACAGTTGAAGAATGTTGTTCAACAAGTTCTGCCAGGGAGAGTTGGGGAAGGTGCTCGTCTTTAGAGGGCAGTGAATCGGCTGAAAACACAACGGAAACAAGTGGACAGCAGGTGGGCATTCTACTCTTTTCTCGTTCTCGTGAGCCAAGGTCTATAAGCTCTCTCAAAAAGTGCTCGTACACAAGTTCTCGTTTACTATTCTTGAATATCAAAGTTTATAAGCCTAAGGAGCTTTTTCTCTTCAGTTCACTTGGTCTAGGCACGTTCTCGGAATCCTCCTGTTAATGACCCCCCGGCCCCCCCTGATTCCATTTTGTTCATCTTTCCGGGGCCACATACCTATATGTTACCATATTAAATAAAGGGAAAGTTGAATAAACAAATATAATACAGAGTTACTATGATTATGTCTTGCATAATTTTAGTACAAGATCATCTTATATATAAGTATTTGTGTATTTTACTTCTGTATAATATCGTGTGTTTTCTTCATGCAGATAACCCCTGCACAAGTGACAGAGATTACACCACTTCCTACTGAAAACTCAGCTGTTAATAGAGCCGACATGTGTACAAAAAAGGGGATTTCAACTGGTTTAAAGAAGCCCCAACATGAAAAATTGGAAAGGCTTGGGGCCTTCGGGAGACGACTGCGTCTTTCCATTCTGAACCAAGTTAAAAATAGGAAGTAGTTGTCTTAGCTAGAAGTCAAGGATTACGGCATGTTGTAGTAAATTTATTGTTAACAAAGTAGATTAAACTTCCATGTATCCCATTCTTTAACAATCTTTTCTGTTTTCTTTCATCCAGACCCATATTGAGTAGATATTTTCATCCTTTGTAATTTAACTTTCTGtgcattataattataataataataataattattattattccgtACTATTTTATGTAGACTGAACTTTCTTAGCGCCTCGTTTTTAGTGGGAAACGGCTATCATGTAGTACAAGTCTAACCTTAAAAGAGACCAACATATAGTTATTACCTAAGACTGTCTCGGTAAAGAGAGGCCTAAACTAATCACGTTGCATCCATTCCAGATTTCCGGTTGTCCACTATTTATGCTTAAACTGCGAAGCCAAATGAGCTTTACGATTGGGTGAAAATAATTTCAGTTCATGCATTGCTTTTTTGGCAAGTCATATTTTTGCTTCACTGTGTCCTTTTTCGAGAAATCGCATCAATTTTCATGACAGAATAAAGAAACAAGTATATATCAATCAACAAATTTTCTTGGCAAGCATGAACAAATTAAGCATCATCCAGAACGCAACACTGAAATTTGAATGCTACAAATCCCCTGCAAATGAAGAACTCGAACTCAGGGGAAAGAGTGTTGTTCCTGATCACATTCAgtctcaaactctaaaaaaaagtGCTAATTATTCTCTACCAATGTTAAACAGCAAACAGGGTTAATACACCAACACTTAATAAATTTTCTACATTCATGACATGCTTAATTCTCGCATCTGAACAAGGCTCTACTACTGGGACCGTGACACTCGAATCTCTTGAACATCAAGACAAGTAACTTGAGAAATGTTAAAATGGGCAGATTAAGCCCCTTTCCTCTTCTTAGTGGGTGGTTCctcctcttcatcttcttcctcttcctcttcctcatcttctccaccatcatcatcgtcgtcatcatcatcatcatcatcgtcgtcatcatcatcatcaccgtcatcatcctcatcttcatcttcttcccctTCTACACCCTCTCCATTGGCGTTGGGCTCATCCTCAGGATCCCCTTCCTCATCATTCACTTCCTCACCTTCATCATCCTCGCCACCAGCTTCTCCACCAgcttcctcatcatcttcatcatcatcatcattatcttcGTCTCCATCAGCATCTTTGCACTGTGACTCAGGTTCTTCCATCTTCTTGGAGTTGGCTATAGAAAGCCTGCAGTGTCAgaaataattaattttatttaccCAAATCACTATATTCGTTTCATAACTAAGTGTAGGGCTTGCATGACTGAATTCTGAGAGACTCTAGTCCTAGAATGAGAATGCGAGTACCATACAGGGACATGTCGTCAGAGCAAAAAAATAGACATTTACAATTTGTAAAGTGAAATTAAGAAATTTTAAAGGCACAGGGCTTAATACGATCTTATAGTTTTAGTAAAAGAAATTACCAAAGGGTATCACTTACCAATTGAAGGAGCTAGGCTCCTGTGGGAGCATGATGGCAGCACTTGGCAGAGATCCCAGCTGAAGCAAGccaattgcaaaaaaaaaaaaaagaattacacAAGGCAAATCATAAACTTACTCCACAAAAGATAGTCATACAAAATAAAACTCCTAATCACTCTTCACAATAAACTTCTCTTATTATCAAAAGAATTAGCTAAATTCTTGTCCTCTAAACACATTTGAAAGAACAAATGTCCAACAAAAGATTGGATCACACAGATCACATATATTCAGGCCATTGTGGATTTGTGGTCAATTAAGAGGATACACTTATACATCTATTTACCCAGCGAAACATGAACCTAGGTGTTTTTATCACCACCTTTAAGTAATGTCTACGTAAGCAATAATAactaaggccttgtttggatagggGGGCTTTGGAAGGAAAGGGAGGGAAAATTGATCCTTCCATTTCCCTCCTACAAGGCAAAGTGTTTCCCCTCCAACAAAGGAAAGATTTGGAGGGTAATCTCTCACTAACCATTCTCCCTCCCTTTTCCTTCATTTTtggtatccaaacaaggcctaaaAGCTCTTTCACATAAAGCTTTCTAAATTCGAAAGTATTCCTCATAGATAAAAAGAACTGTGCTCAAATGACACCACAGTTAGCCAAAAATATTGTTTGTAAACTGCTTCTTGGAAATTATCATACGCCTAAGATTCTAGTTCGTCTAAAGAATAAACAGATCCAAATGAGAAATTATCTGGTCACTATATCTCTTGCTATAACCTAGTTCTCAAATAGAGCAACAAGATGGAGTTATCTTTCAGTGTGTGTTCACTAAAGAAGATTCAATGAAAGAGGCAGATGTCATTACtcgtaaaaaaaaaatcactacGCCATTTGTCCCTTGACATTCCAAGAAACTCCTCCTTCGACAAAATCACGCCACTAGATATCCTTCAACATGTCACAGTAAGAAAAAGACTCACAAAATACTGACTAGTCCCTACACCACCTTTTTTTCTTCTTATGAGAAGAGTTAACAAACTCGAACAAACAAATCTCGTTATAATTTCTAAAACATAGACGAAAGAATTGTGTAATCCTCCTACTAATCCACTCAGCCAACAGAATGAGAAGCCACCATACCAAGAAATCAGTAATTTTGGTAAAATGGGTAGTTAAATTCACGGTACCTCCTCGTAAATACGGAACAAAACATACAGATCTGGAAACACATTACAAGGAGACCAAAACAATTGTTCAATTAAGTGCGAATTACAGGTATACTCAGCGGAATTATTACTTAGTATACACTAAATTACACATCAaattcataaaatcacataaaatttcaaaattaaaCTGCCAACGAACTGAAGAATCAACGAAATTATGCTAAACAGGCAACAATAACGACATTTATCACAACAAAATCAAAATTAACGACAAAACGAAGAATTAAATACGCAAATTAAGCTGAAAAAAAGCAGATTAAAAAACAAATAATTATTATACCACAGAAATGATGAAAGTGAGAGACTGAACAGTAGCGGAAGCAACAGTTTCAAGCAGAAAACTCCGCAAAACGACGGCGTCGGAACTCAAGCTTGTCATCTCCATTGGATACCTGAAAAAAGCAcgaaaacaaagcaaacaaaagaaaaggaaaacaaGAACGAGGAATCAAAATTGAAAATCGAACGTTAGAAAGAGGAGAGAGAGTGTGTGTGAGggggagagagaagagagaagaggATTGATTCTTCGATAAAACCCTGAAAAATAGGGAATTCcaaggaaattagggttttctcattttccttttttcctcactctttttttttaatctttattttacaattttttttttttaatgtagcTTGACTTTGACCTTTTACTCTCACCTGAATCGTATTCAGTAGTTAGCTAATCACTAGCAAGTAGCAAATCactaaaagttttttttttctctttttttcacaaattcttatttaagacttACACTACTCGTCTTAAACTTAACACGGGTCAAATATActcatcaatactatatattaattccagaaaccaagggacttcaatgtaattaaagaaagttatacaaattaattatactatatagttttaaatcactagcaccgtgtgatgaacctgattaagggatctcaatgcaaatattacatagtttgggttaaaattaaatttgatagaagtttggtaattttcctaaacatttgtcagagactaaaacatggtcaatttacttaaaataaaataattaattaggatggtcaatttccttaaaataattaattaagatggtcaattttaaggaaactaaaagaaagaagatgcttggtaattttcctaaatatttatagaaatatttatagaagactaaaagatggtcaatttccttaaaataaaataataaattagtataaacatgcacatttatggtattaattattatcatcataaaattatatattaaatttaaaatctatgcaattttattaaactttatagtttattagatgtatagagatgttaattatttaacatataaaaatataatataagtagggttacaaataattcaagttagattccataatatataatattgcatattctttcgatttgatttaatgcatatatgtaatatatttatataaatatataatcctcttaaaattgcatgtctaagtggtaaaagtaatttcgccggtaaagaaaagaattgtggtaacattggatatagttatatgatagtaatcactcatttgaataggaaaagtaacaatattatcagcaagattagtgaaagtggtagaaacaacaactggagtagtgaaataatcaatattaatgcggtaatagtgaaagtaacaataattacgacgggagtagtgaaattatcaatattaatgcggcagtagtgacagtaacaatagttacggtgggagtagtgaaagtaacaatggttACGGGCaaatagtgaaattatcaatattaatgcggcagtaatgatagtaacaataattacggcggaagtagtgaaagtaacaatgattacgggcaagtagtgaaatgttattactattgtttcattaataagagtacaatattaatagcgggagtagtgaatttgtctcaaaatttatttcatcgtaattttagtaaatatcatagaaaaatatattaatgataaatttttgagttatgcaactttaagtaattttatttaatgaaaaaaaaaattaatggtaagtagaggtagcccgagcGAAGCCgagcaccaatactagtataagATCAATAGAACAAAAGCAGAATCCACTGAAAGAGGTAAAAAGTTTATTCTATGTACCCATATGAATTGATATTTGAGttgtcttaaacttaagacggataccACCGTCTTCAACAAGAGtagttgttttttttctttttcttttattaattttcactaatcaTTAATCAAGTAGTCAGCTAAGTGAAGTATTATCAATTGTTAGTGAACGGGCCTTAATTTGATGGGTGAGACCGTAAAACGATTGATAAGGTGTTGTCTTTTTACCTTCTCTTACATGAAAAGAAAGCTACTTGTGGCATATTTCGATTTTAGTTTTTTACCCTATGTGGACCAACGCCACCTGTGCACGCACCCGCGAAGTAGCGACACTCGCTCACTGAGCTTATTAAAGAGGAAGAAAGCATGTCATGGGTTTGTAACCAGTTCATATGGCTTAGAAACCAGTGAAAGGTTTGAACAAGCCTGCAACTAAGATGTCGCCGCCAAATTATTATGGAAAATTTGGAAACTGTTCGAATCAACTTTATGCTATGTCAAATTAAGCACAAAGCATAATTGACATGAATATTAAAGATAGCGATCCGTTCCCCTTTAGCTCTAtgcatgtctagaatgactcccgAAATGGTCAGGAACACGAATGTTTATAGAGATCGAGTGAGGGGtgaagggtgagggtacgtattggaagTTCTTTAATCGAACACTCAATTTCGCCCGCTCTCTAGCGGCCTTTACTAATTAATTGAGATTTGTTATTTGCTTTGATTAtatcgattgtatgcatgcaatgcaacaaacagtgttttgaacctaacatgtgagattagactatgtcggtgaatTAGACaagcaagttaaaagatcgaagTGGGagatttacattaattatatgtgaagaaagaaacaaatgaatgaaatacTGATGCCAAAACAATTGATTTGAAAGAATGATTTGAAAAGAATTAGAAAAGTGCGCCAAATATTaataagagtaaattatcaattactcccttttataatacactttttaaaattcctcccttttaaaaaaagtttaaaaattacacccagaaaattgctgaaattttgaaattg
Encoded here:
- the LOC141600295 gene encoding uncharacterized protein LOC141600295 isoform X3 → MIQISIYGRKNLHLLAKRIKERTWRQLRNKRGQTLKCSHYVPSIYPTDSAFPCVIYCHGNSGCRADANEAAVVLLPANITVFTLDFSGSGLSDGSYVSLGWHEKNDLGAVVSYLRNTKHVSRIGLWGRSMGAVTCLLYGSEDPSITGMALDSAFSDLFNLMMELVDVYKIRLPKFTVKMGVQYMRRVIQKRANFDIKDLNCTQVASKTFVPALFAHANGDRFIQPHHSDIIFKLFAGEKNIIKFDGDHNSPRPQFYYDSVSIFFYNTLKPPQVSSVWSNKIGVSDMGEGLLYEIISNLRVASIDAASSSSALRDVSNTKYGEEFISEIPPALGDKVEETVEECCSTSSARESWGRCSSLEGSESAENTTETSGQQITPAQVTEITPLPTENSAVNRADMCTKKGISTGLKKPQHEKLERLGAFGRRLRLSILNQVKNRK